From Heteronotia binoei isolate CCM8104 ecotype False Entrance Well chromosome 17, APGP_CSIRO_Hbin_v1, whole genome shotgun sequence, one genomic window encodes:
- the SRSF4 gene encoding serine/arginine-rich splicing factor 4 isoform X2 yields MANIQKTLNQCGYGYRRSGRDKYGPPTRTEYRLIVENLSSRCSWQDLKDYMRQAGEVTYADAHKGRKNEGVIEFKSYSDMKRALEKLDGTEVNGRKIRLVEDRPGSRRRRSYSRSRTHSRSRSRSRHSRKSRSRSGSSKSSHSKSRSRSRSGSQSRSKSRSRSKSRSGGQKEKSRSPSKDDKSRSRSGSAEKSRSKSKDKPEDVVQNDDEERAKSRSPSKEKSKSKSRSRSGSKERAEEEEERGSVRGSSRSKEREKSSSMARSKEGSRSRSRSKSKDKRKGRKRSREESRSRSRSRSERSKRRSKRDSKSSSKKKKREDQERSRSRSRSRSRSRSKDKEHTKAESDKKEAKTEGDEMDTRCKSRSRSNSKSKQNVKSKSRSRSKSVSKTRSQSKSRSRSASRSHSRSRSRSRSSS; encoded by the exons ATGGCAAATATTCAGAAAACTTTAAATCAAT GTGGATATGGTTATAGAAGAAGTGGGAGAGATAAGTACGGTCCTCCGACCCGTACTGAATACAGATTGATCGTTGAAAATCTGTCAAGCCGTTGCAGTTGGCAGGATTTGAAG GATTATATGCGTCAGGCAGGCGAAGTGACATATGCCGACGCGCACAaagggagaaagaatgaagggGTGATTGAGTTCAAATCCTATTCAGACATGAAAAGAGCACTGGAAAAGCTGGATGGGACCGAAGTAAATGGTAGAAAAATAAGGCTGGTTGAAGACAGACCTGGATCCAGACGACGACGCTCTTACTCTCGAAGTCGAACTCATTCAAG GTCTCGCTCTCGAAGCAGGCACTCTCGTAAAAGCCGAAGTCGTAGTGGCAGTAGCAAAAGCAGCCATTCAAAAAGCAGGTCACGATCCAG GTCTGGATCCCAGTCCAGAAGCAAGAGCCGCAGTCGGAGCAAAAGCCGTAGCGGAGGCCAGAAGGAAAAAAGTCGGAGTCCAAGCAAAGACGACAAGAGCAGGAGCCGCAGTGGAAGTGCAGAGAAGTCCCGCAGCAAAAGCAAAGACAAGCCCGAGGATGTGGTTCAAAACGATGACGAGGAGCGGGCAAAGAGCAGGAGTCCCAGCAAGGAAAAGAGTAAGAGTAAAAGCAGGAGTAGGAGCGGTAGTAAAGAgagagcagaagaagaggaggagagggggagcgTAAGGGGGAGTAGTAGGAgtaaggagagagagaagagcaGCAGCATGGCCAGGAGCAAAGAGGGGAGCAGGAGCCGCAGCCGGAGCAAGAGTAAGgacaagaggaaaggcaggaagCGGAGCAGGGAGGAGAGCAGGAGCAGGAGCCGCAGCAGGAGTGAGCGGAGCAAGAGGCGGAGCAAGCGAGACAGCAAATCGAGCAGCAAGAAGAAAAAGCGAGAAGACCAAGAGCGGTCCAGGTCTAGGTCTAGGTCTAGGTCCCGCTCTCGCTCCAAGGACAAGGAGCACACAAAAGCAGAATCTGACAAAAAGGAAGCCAAAACCGAGGGTGATGAAATGGACACCCGTTGCAAATCCCGGTCAAGGTCAAATTCCAAGTCTAAACAAAATGTCAAGTCGAAATCTCGCTCCAGGTCCAAATCGGTCTCAAAAACAAGGTCCCAGTCCAAATCTAGGTCGAGGTCTGCCTCTAGATCACATTCCCGATCGAGGTCCAGGTCTCGTTCCAGCTCCTAA
- the SRSF4 gene encoding serine/arginine-rich splicing factor 4 isoform X1, translated as MPRVYIGRLSYQARERDVERFFKGYGKILEVDLKNGYGFVEFDDVRDADDAVYELNGKDLCGERVIVEHARGPRRDSSYGSGRSGYGYRRSGRDKYGPPTRTEYRLIVENLSSRCSWQDLKDYMRQAGEVTYADAHKGRKNEGVIEFKSYSDMKRALEKLDGTEVNGRKIRLVEDRPGSRRRRSYSRSRTHSRSRSRSRHSRKSRSRSGSSKSSHSKSRSRSRSGSQSRSKSRSRSKSRSGGQKEKSRSPSKDDKSRSRSGSAEKSRSKSKDKPEDVVQNDDEERAKSRSPSKEKSKSKSRSRSGSKERAEEEEERGSVRGSSRSKEREKSSSMARSKEGSRSRSRSKSKDKRKGRKRSREESRSRSRSRSERSKRRSKRDSKSSSKKKKREDQERSRSRSRSRSRSRSKDKEHTKAESDKKEAKTEGDEMDTRCKSRSRSNSKSKQNVKSKSRSRSKSVSKTRSQSKSRSRSASRSHSRSRSRSRSSS; from the exons ATGCCGCGGGTCTACATCGGGCGCCTCAGCTACCAGGCCCGAGAGCGGGATGTGGAGCGGTTCTTTAAGGGCTACGGGAAAATCCTCGAAGTGGATCTCAAGAACGG GTATGGCTTTGTTGAGTTTGATGACGTGCGAGATGCCGACGATGCCGTTTATGAGCTAAACGGCAAAGATCTTTGTGGGGAGCGTGTCATTGTCGAGCATGCCCGAGGTCCGCGCCGTGACAGCAGTTATGGTTCTGGACGCA GTGGATATGGTTATAGAAGAAGTGGGAGAGATAAGTACGGTCCTCCGACCCGTACTGAATACAGATTGATCGTTGAAAATCTGTCAAGCCGTTGCAGTTGGCAGGATTTGAAG GATTATATGCGTCAGGCAGGCGAAGTGACATATGCCGACGCGCACAaagggagaaagaatgaagggGTGATTGAGTTCAAATCCTATTCAGACATGAAAAGAGCACTGGAAAAGCTGGATGGGACCGAAGTAAATGGTAGAAAAATAAGGCTGGTTGAAGACAGACCTGGATCCAGACGACGACGCTCTTACTCTCGAAGTCGAACTCATTCAAG GTCTCGCTCTCGAAGCAGGCACTCTCGTAAAAGCCGAAGTCGTAGTGGCAGTAGCAAAAGCAGCCATTCAAAAAGCAGGTCACGATCCAG GTCTGGATCCCAGTCCAGAAGCAAGAGCCGCAGTCGGAGCAAAAGCCGTAGCGGAGGCCAGAAGGAAAAAAGTCGGAGTCCAAGCAAAGACGACAAGAGCAGGAGCCGCAGTGGAAGTGCAGAGAAGTCCCGCAGCAAAAGCAAAGACAAGCCCGAGGATGTGGTTCAAAACGATGACGAGGAGCGGGCAAAGAGCAGGAGTCCCAGCAAGGAAAAGAGTAAGAGTAAAAGCAGGAGTAGGAGCGGTAGTAAAGAgagagcagaagaagaggaggagagggggagcgTAAGGGGGAGTAGTAGGAgtaaggagagagagaagagcaGCAGCATGGCCAGGAGCAAAGAGGGGAGCAGGAGCCGCAGCCGGAGCAAGAGTAAGgacaagaggaaaggcaggaagCGGAGCAGGGAGGAGAGCAGGAGCAGGAGCCGCAGCAGGAGTGAGCGGAGCAAGAGGCGGAGCAAGCGAGACAGCAAATCGAGCAGCAAGAAGAAAAAGCGAGAAGACCAAGAGCGGTCCAGGTCTAGGTCTAGGTCTAGGTCCCGCTCTCGCTCCAAGGACAAGGAGCACACAAAAGCAGAATCTGACAAAAAGGAAGCCAAAACCGAGGGTGATGAAATGGACACCCGTTGCAAATCCCGGTCAAGGTCAAATTCCAAGTCTAAACAAAATGTCAAGTCGAAATCTCGCTCCAGGTCCAAATCGGTCTCAAAAACAAGGTCCCAGTCCAAATCTAGGTCGAGGTCTGCCTCTAGATCACATTCCCGATCGAGGTCCAGGTCTCGTTCCAGCTCCTAA